In the Bos javanicus breed banteng chromosome 28, ARS-OSU_banteng_1.0, whole genome shotgun sequence genome, one interval contains:
- the RHOBTB1 gene encoding rho-related BTB domain-containing protein 1 isoform X1, translating to MDADMDYERPNVETIKCVVVGDNAVGKTRLICARACNTTLTQYQLLATHVPTVWAIDQYRVCQEVLERSRDVVDEVSVSLRLWDTFGDHHKDRRFAYGRSDVVVLCFSIANPNSLNHVKTMWYQEIKHFCPRTPVVLVGCQLDLRYADLEAVNRARRPLARPIKRGDILPPEKGREVAKELGIPYYETSVFDQFGIKDVFDNAIRAALISRRHLQFWKSHLKKVQKPLLQAPFLPPKAPPPVIKVPECPSTGTNEAACLLDNPLCADVLFILQDQEQIFAHRIYLATSSSKFYDLFLMECEETPHWSEGACEREKQSRDSQEWAQSLDPDEEREEGTPRTPQADQWTPSSQNLSQQETLGLDAEDLVAETQTLSGWSKGFIGMHKEMQVNPVSKRLGPVTVVRMDASVQPGPFRTLLQFLYTGQLDEKEKDLVGLAQIAEVLEMFDLRMMVENIMNKEAFMNQEITKAFHVRKANRIKECLSKGTFSDVTFKLDDGAISAHKPLLICSCKWMAAMFGGSFVESANSEVYLPNINKMSMQAVLDYLYTKHLPPNLDLDPLELIALANRFCLPHLVALAEQHAVQELTKAAMSGVGIDGEVLSYLELAQFHNAHQLAAWCLHHICTNYNSVCSKFRKEIKSKSADNQEYFERHRWPPVWYLKEEDHYQRVKREREKEDIALNKHHSRRKWCFWNSSPAVA from the exons ATGGACGCTGACATGGACTACGAAAGACCCAACGTGGAAACCATCAAGTGCGTGGTTGTGGGAGACAATGCTGTGGGGAAGACACGCTTGATCTGCGCCAGAGCATGTAATACAACGCTGACACAGTACCAGCTGCTGGCTACCCACGTCCCCACCGTGTGGGCCATTGACCAGTACCGAGTCTGCCAGGAG GTCTTGGAACGTTCCCGGGATGTCGTTGATGAAGTGAGCGTTTCTCTCAGGCTTTGGGACACTTTTGGAGATCATCACAAAGACAGGCGTTTTGCATATGGCAG GTCCGATGTTGTGGTCCTCTGTTTTTCGATCGCTAATCCCAATTCCCTAAATCATGTGAAAACCATGTGGTATCAAGAAATCAAGCACTTTTGCCCTCGCACACCTGTTGTTCTAGTTGGCTGCCAGCTAGATCTCCGCTATGCTGATCTTGAAGCTGTTAATAGAGCCAGACGCCCTTTAGCAAG GCCCATAAAGAGAGGGGATATTCTGCCCCCAGAAAAAGGCCGAGAGGTTGCAAAGGAACTGGGTATACCCTACTATGAAACAAGTGTGTTTGACCAGTTTGGCATCAAAGACGTGTTTGACAACGCAATCCGAGCGGCGCTCATTTCGCGACGGCACTTGCAGTTCTGGAAATCCCACCTGAAGAAAGTCCAGAAACCTTTACTTCAGGCACCATTCCTACCTCCAAAAGCCCCCCCACCGGTCATCAAAGTTCCAGAATGTCCCTCCACGGGGACGAACGAAGCTGCCTGTTTACTGGACAATCCTCTGTGTGCCGACGTCCTCTTCATCCTCCAGGACCAGGAGCAGATCTTTGCACACCGAATTTACCTCGCTACCTCCTCTTCCAAGTTTTATgatctttttttaatggaatgtgAAGAAACCCCCCACTGGAGTGAAGGAGCTtgtgagagagagaagcaaaGCAGGGATTCCCAGGAGTGGGCACAGAGTCTTGACCCAGatgaggaaagggaagagggCACCCCAAGGACGCCTCAGGCTGATCAGTGGACCCCCTCGAGCCAGAACCTGTCCCAACAGGAGACCCTGGGGCTGGACGCCGAGGACCTGGTGGCAGAGACACAGACCCTGTCGGGCTGGAGCAAGGGGTTCATCGGCATGCACAAGGAGATGCAGGTCAACCCCGTCTCAAAGCGGCTGGGCCCCGTGACCGTGGTCAGGATGGACGCGTCCGTCCAGCCAGGCCCTTTCCGGACCCTGCTCCAGTTTCTCTACACGGGGCAActggatgaaaaggaaaaagatctgGTGGGCCTGGCTCAGATCGCAGAGGTCCTGGAGATGTTTGATTTGCGGATGATGGTGGAAAACATCATGAACAAGGAAGCCTTCATGAACCAGGAGATTACGAAAGCGTTTCATGTCCGGAAAGCCAATAGGATAAAAGAGTGTCTCAGCAAGGGGACATTCTCAG ATGTGACATTTAAGCTGGACGATGGAGCCATCAGTGCCCACAAACCGCTGCTGATCTGTAGCTGCAAGTGGATGGCTGCCATGTTCGGGGGGTCATTTGTCGAAAGCGCCAACAGTGAG GTATATCTCCCAAACATAAACAAGATGTCAATGCAGGCAGTCCTGGATTATCTCTATACTAAGCACTTGCCACCGAACTTGGACCTGGACCCACTGGAACTAATTGCCTTGGCAAACAGATTTTGCCTGCCACACTTGGTTGCACTTGCAG AACAGCACGCCGTCCAGGAGCTGACCAAGGCCGCCATGAGTGGTGTGGGCATCGATGGGGAAGTTCTCTCTTACTTGGAATTGGCCCAG TTTCACAATGCCCACCAGTTGGCCGCCTGGTGTTTGCACCACATCTGCACCAACTACAACAGTGTCTGTTCCAAGttccgcaaggagatcaaatcgaAATCTGCAG ACAACCAGGAATACTTTGAGAGGCACCGCTGGCCTCCTGTGTGGTACCTAAAGGAAGAAGACCACTACCAGCGtgtgaaaagggaaagagagaaggaagacatTGCACTAAATAAACATCACTCGAGAAGAAAGTGGTGCTTCTGGAATTCATCTCCAGCGGTCGCCTGa
- the RHOBTB1 gene encoding rho-related BTB domain-containing protein 1 isoform X2 — translation MDADMDYERPNVETIKCVVVGDNAVGKTRLICARACNTTLTQYQLLATHVPTVWAIDQYRVCQEVLERSRDVVDEVSVSLRLWDTFGDHHKDRRFAYGRSDVVVLCFSIANPNSLNHVKTMWYQEIKHFCPRTPVVLVGCQLDLRYADLEAVNRARRPLARPIKRGDILPPEKGREVAKELGIPYYETSVFDQFGIKDVFDNAIRAALISRRHLQFWKSHLKKVQKPLLQAPFLPPKAPPPVIKVPECPSTGTNEAACLLDNPLCADVLFILQDQEQIFAHRIYLATSSSKFYDLFLMECEETPHWSEGACEREKQSRDSQEWAQSLDPDEEREEGTPRTPQADQWTPSSQNLSQQETLGLDAEDLVAETQTLSGWSKGFIGMHKEMQVNPVSKRLGPVTVVRMDASVQPGPFRTLLQFLYTGQLDEKEKDLVGLAQIAEVLEMFDLRMMVENIMNKEAFMNQEITKAFHVRKANRIKECLSKGTFSDVTFKLDDGAISAHKPLLICSCKWMAAMFGGSFVESANSEVYLPNINKMSMQAVLDYLYTKHLPPNLDLDPLELIALANRFCLPHLVALAEQHAVQELTKAAMSGVGIDGEVLSYLELAQSHLRK, via the exons ATGGACGCTGACATGGACTACGAAAGACCCAACGTGGAAACCATCAAGTGCGTGGTTGTGGGAGACAATGCTGTGGGGAAGACACGCTTGATCTGCGCCAGAGCATGTAATACAACGCTGACACAGTACCAGCTGCTGGCTACCCACGTCCCCACCGTGTGGGCCATTGACCAGTACCGAGTCTGCCAGGAG GTCTTGGAACGTTCCCGGGATGTCGTTGATGAAGTGAGCGTTTCTCTCAGGCTTTGGGACACTTTTGGAGATCATCACAAAGACAGGCGTTTTGCATATGGCAG GTCCGATGTTGTGGTCCTCTGTTTTTCGATCGCTAATCCCAATTCCCTAAATCATGTGAAAACCATGTGGTATCAAGAAATCAAGCACTTTTGCCCTCGCACACCTGTTGTTCTAGTTGGCTGCCAGCTAGATCTCCGCTATGCTGATCTTGAAGCTGTTAATAGAGCCAGACGCCCTTTAGCAAG GCCCATAAAGAGAGGGGATATTCTGCCCCCAGAAAAAGGCCGAGAGGTTGCAAAGGAACTGGGTATACCCTACTATGAAACAAGTGTGTTTGACCAGTTTGGCATCAAAGACGTGTTTGACAACGCAATCCGAGCGGCGCTCATTTCGCGACGGCACTTGCAGTTCTGGAAATCCCACCTGAAGAAAGTCCAGAAACCTTTACTTCAGGCACCATTCCTACCTCCAAAAGCCCCCCCACCGGTCATCAAAGTTCCAGAATGTCCCTCCACGGGGACGAACGAAGCTGCCTGTTTACTGGACAATCCTCTGTGTGCCGACGTCCTCTTCATCCTCCAGGACCAGGAGCAGATCTTTGCACACCGAATTTACCTCGCTACCTCCTCTTCCAAGTTTTATgatctttttttaatggaatgtgAAGAAACCCCCCACTGGAGTGAAGGAGCTtgtgagagagagaagcaaaGCAGGGATTCCCAGGAGTGGGCACAGAGTCTTGACCCAGatgaggaaagggaagagggCACCCCAAGGACGCCTCAGGCTGATCAGTGGACCCCCTCGAGCCAGAACCTGTCCCAACAGGAGACCCTGGGGCTGGACGCCGAGGACCTGGTGGCAGAGACACAGACCCTGTCGGGCTGGAGCAAGGGGTTCATCGGCATGCACAAGGAGATGCAGGTCAACCCCGTCTCAAAGCGGCTGGGCCCCGTGACCGTGGTCAGGATGGACGCGTCCGTCCAGCCAGGCCCTTTCCGGACCCTGCTCCAGTTTCTCTACACGGGGCAActggatgaaaaggaaaaagatctgGTGGGCCTGGCTCAGATCGCAGAGGTCCTGGAGATGTTTGATTTGCGGATGATGGTGGAAAACATCATGAACAAGGAAGCCTTCATGAACCAGGAGATTACGAAAGCGTTTCATGTCCGGAAAGCCAATAGGATAAAAGAGTGTCTCAGCAAGGGGACATTCTCAG ATGTGACATTTAAGCTGGACGATGGAGCCATCAGTGCCCACAAACCGCTGCTGATCTGTAGCTGCAAGTGGATGGCTGCCATGTTCGGGGGGTCATTTGTCGAAAGCGCCAACAGTGAG GTATATCTCCCAAACATAAACAAGATGTCAATGCAGGCAGTCCTGGATTATCTCTATACTAAGCACTTGCCACCGAACTTGGACCTGGACCCACTGGAACTAATTGCCTTGGCAAACAGATTTTGCCTGCCACACTTGGTTGCACTTGCAG AACAGCACGCCGTCCAGGAGCTGACCAAGGCCGCCATGAGTGGTGTGGGCATCGATGGGGAAGTTCTCTCTTACTTGGAATTGGCCCAG TCCCACTTGAGAAAATAG